The following coding sequences are from one Oncorhynchus clarkii lewisi isolate Uvic-CL-2024 chromosome 20, UVic_Ocla_1.0, whole genome shotgun sequence window:
- the LOC139376843 gene encoding centrosomal protein of 170 kDa isoform X5 codes for MSLTSWFLVSSGGTRHRLPREMIFVGRDDCELMLQSRSVDKQHAVINYELTSDEHKVKDLGSLNGTFVNDVRIQEQMYITLKIDDKLRFGYDTNLFTVVRGEMTVPDEALQHEKFTSQLQLSKKPSNGEPTKSPAKSPPKSPAKTPKSSSCRPAESKAAEGTMEPSAKPAESHKGDDKMAGDIAALHRGTPLYGQPSWWGDGDADDENSFKQETKTCGKKHDSSAADGREPKRSERPREDGLGPEPSYFEIPTKEAQMAEDSIHEIPTKDTEGAAATASAQGHASPHAFTIEFDDTSPGKVTIKDHVSKLTPDHRPRPKKASHSGSKDLSTLQAAMMVSESKVADWLAQNDPPTVRSESTEDSKSIKSDVPVHFKRLKGSKHEDGTQSDSENGIGLRFGNRRLALEERLRVAQGGQGGQGGQGGRTTSNRTAFMIEFYDDDNSRKRRSYSFSQTAPLLGGAAGEALCPTPPSHPKSPSTTTTATDFSKAPLSAALIAGAPTAARVLMKQRSEDQSIGRSSVSTGHQTIEPSPSEEGLRTPRSQGDRDREQEDDQSDKGTYTIELENRNPEEEEARRMIDKVFGVEQNQDPSVSGPVEHQQGEVGKEKKERKKTTETGETEKPSCLPSESVSENPVAVGSSRWVSQWASLSANHTRTDPEGSGAESPAFVHQQREADAFESGVSIRSASSATSSLTERKRRTLPQLPIDDPRAKPGKSLSGLGLHRSEIGEKQDTEPQEKSQVEHKGDGACFTSIEEGDMMKGKQKQTKAPLQASSKPPLRPMSSSEKRSEERRRRAEDRIQHHIKEGVDGGEKSGGKPLIRQGSFTIEKPSGVVPIELIPRIKCGAGVLGRERSDSVGSMDTATLLKDTEAVMAFLEAKLRDENKLDRANRAGSISPESDVDTASTYSQVAGEGEKKAAHQKRRSLSSLHKEKSNLSSTSKTAASTNARERLERKTKTRTDPSRPDVRRSVQPASSRARQPSQDLTDDDQTSSFPISDILSSDQESLYSRSYGRSHFTSTDDLLHSKLEAKSSSKTSSSKSSKTLQAATASSLGKQASLPQPRPTRTSLLRRARLGDTSDTDLPDADRMSVASEVSTTSSTSKPPSGRKGPSRLDMLAQPRRTRLGSISARSDSECTVGRSSTSSPRLSAETALRLGLRSSTPTDNKMAPRMRANSVSKLTEAKSRISPSIHSTPSERPQPEPEPEPSEEELMASNRWRRLPPEYGSTSEEEFGSNRNSPKPGRTLRPHSVLRGTRLGGSTSSLNSGQVGPGGMVLKHRMREQEEYIKDWTAHSEEIARISQDLAKDLAILAREIHDVAGEIDSVSSSGTAPSTTVSTAATTPGSAIDTREELVDRVFDESLNFRKIPPMVQNKAPEINGRPVELRPRAPDSLDSHSALRRRTWNRDEAVVDSLLLTSVSQLSAKIRQSVDKTAGKIRILFKDKDRNWDEIESKLRSESDIPLLKTSNKISSILVELKRVEKQLQVINVMVDPDGTLDALSSLGLTSPLTPKPTPGSQGPQEALPGPTASARGNTASSAPTEGSGSGSARDLGGLQFNRIHPSGEESAIPQK; via the exons ACATTTGTGAATGATGTTCGAATCCAAGAGCAGATGTATATCACTTTGAAGATCGATGACAAGTTAAGGTTTGGATATG ATACCAACCTGTTCACGGTGGTGCGAGGCGAGATGACTGTCCCAGACGAGGCTCTGCAG CATGAGAAGTTCACCAGCCAGCTCCAGCTGAGTAAGAAGCCTTCCAACGGTGAGCCCACCAAGTCACCTGccaaatctcctcccaagtctcCTGCTAAGACCCCCAAGTCCTCCAGCTGCAGACCAGCCGAGAGCAAGGCAGCCGAGGGGACCATGGAGCCATCAGCCAAACCTGCCGAATCACACAAGGGAGATGACAAGATGGCAG GGGACATAGCAGCATTGCACCGGGGAACCCCTCTGTATGGACAGCCATCTTGGTGGGGGGATGGGGACGCAGACGATGAGAACTCCTTCAAGCAGGAGACCAAGACGTGTGGGAAGAAGCATGACAGCTCTGCAGCAG ACGGCAGAGAGCCTAAGAGGAGTGAGAGGCCTAGGGAGGACGGCCTGGGCCCCGAGCCGAGCTACTTTGAGATACCCACCAAGGAGGCTCAGATGGCCGAGGACAGCATTCATGAGATTCCCACCAAAGACACTGAGGGGGCTGCTGCTACCGCCAGTGCTCAGGGCCACGCCTCACCTCATGCCTTCACAATCGAGTTTGACGACACCTCCCCTGGCAAGGTCACGATCAAGGACCACGTGTCCAAGCTGACACCGGACCATCGGCCCCGGCCTAAGAAGGCCTCCCATTCAGGCAGCAAGGACCTCAGCACCCTGCAGGCCGCCATGATGGTCTCTGAGAGCAAGGTGGCTGATTGGCTGGCCCAGAACGACCCCCCTACGGTGCGCAGTGAGTCCACGGAGGACAGCAAAAGCATCAAGAGTGATGTCCCTGTCCACTTCAAGAGGCTCAAAG GCAGCAAGCATGAGGATGGCACCCAGAGCGACTCCGAGAACGGAATTGGTCTGCGCTTCGGCAACCGGAGGCTGGCTTTGGAGGAGAGGCTGAGGGTGGCGCAGGGAGGACAGGGGGGTCAGGGGGGTCAGGGGGGCCGGACCACCAGCAACAGGACCGCCTTCATGATCGAGTTCTACGATGATGACAACTCCCGCAAGCGACGATCCTACTCCTTCTCGCAGACTGCACCGCTGCTTGGGGGCGCGGCCGGGGAGGCTCTGTGCCCCACGCCCCCCTCCCACCCTAAGTCCCCCTCTACCACAACCACAGCCACAGACTTCAGCAAGGCCCCGTTATCAGCGGCCCTGATAGCGGGTGCCCCCACGGCCGCCCGGGTCCTGATGAAGCAGAGGTCTGAGGACCAGAGCATAGGAAGGAGCTCGGTCAGTACAGGTCACCAGACAATTGAGCCCAGCCCCAGTGAGGAGGGTTTGAGGACCCCTCGGTCTcagggggacagggacagggagcaGGAGGATGACCAGAGCGATAAGGGAACCTACACCATTGAGCTGGAGAACCGCaaccctgaggaggaggaggccagGCGCATGATAGACAAG GTGTTTGGGGTGGAGCAGAACCAGGATCCGTCTGTCTCAGGACCAGTAGAACACCAACAGGGAGAAGTggggaaggagaagaaggagaggaagaagaccACAGAGACGGGAGAAACTGAAAAACCAAGCTGCCTTCCATCTGAG agTGTGTCTGAGAACCCGGTGGCAGTGGGCAGTAGTCGCTGGGTGTCTCAGTGGGCCAGTCTATCTGCTAACCACACCAGGACTGACCCAGAAGGGTCTGGGGCTGAGTCACCTGCCTTCGTCCATCAGCAGAGAG AAGCGGATGCCTTTGAGTCGGGCGTGTCCATCCGAAGCGCCAGCTCTGCCACCTCCAGTCTCACAGAGCGCAAACGCAGGACCCTCCCCCAGCTCCCTATCGACGACCCCCGGGCTAAGCCAGGGAAGAGCTTGTCCGGCCTAGGCCTGCATCGCTCAGAGATCGGAGAGAAACAGGACACGGAGCCCCAGGAGAAGAGCCAGGTGGAGCATAAAGGAGACGGGGCGTGCTTTACCTCCATAGAGGAGGGGGATATGATGAAGGGCAAACAGAAACAGACCAAGGCCCCGCTACAGGCCTCCTCCAAGCCCCCTCTTAGACCTATGAGCAGCAGTGAGAAGAGGTCCGAGGAGAGAAGGAGGCGGGCGGAGGACAGGATTCAGCACCACATCAAAGAAGGAGTGGACGGGGGGGAGAAGTCAGGGGGCAAACCTTTGATTCGCCAGGGCAGTTTCACCATCGAGAAGCCCAGTGGTGTGGTGCCCATTGAGCTGATCCCCCGGATCAAATGTGGTGCTGGTGTCCTGGGCCGCGAGCGCAGCGACTCTGTGGGCAGCATGGACACAGCCACCCTGCTGAAGGACACAGAGGCTGTCATGGCCTTCCTGGAGGCCAAGCTGAGGGACGAGAACAAGCTGGACAGAGCCAATCGGGCAGGTTCCATCTCCCCCGAGTCAGACGTGGACACGGCCAGCACCTATAGCCAGgtggcaggggagggagagaagaaagcaGCCCACCAGAAACGCCGCTCCCTAAGCAGCCTGCACAAGGAGAAGAGCAACCTGAGCTCAACCTCCAAAACCGCTGCCAGCACCAACGCCCGCGAGCGCCTGGAGAGaaagaccaagaccagaactgATCCTAGCCGGCCAGATGTCCGCCGCTCTGTCCAGCCTGCCTCCTCGCGGGCACGCCAACCATCCCAGGACCTCACGGATGACGATCAGACCTCGTCTTTCCCCATCTCCGAcatcctctcctctgaccagGAGAGTTTGTATAGTCGCTCGTACGGCCGCAGCCACTTCACCTCTACGGATGACCTGCTACATTCAAAACTGGAGGCCAAATCCAGCAGCAAGACCAGCTCCAGTAAGTCCAGTAAGACCCTCCAGGCCGCCACAGCTTCCTCTCTGGGGAAACAGGCCTCTCTGCCCCAGCCACGGCCTACCAGAACGTCCCTGCTCCGCCGGGCCCGGCTGGGGGACACGTCCGACACGGACCTGCCTGATGCAGACAGGATGTCTGTGGCCTCCGAGGTGTCCACCACCAGTTCCACATCCAAGCCTCCGTCTGGTCGTAAAGGCCCCTCGCGGCTGGACATGCTGGCCCAGCCCAGGAGGACGCGGCTGGGCTCCATCTCTGCCCGTAGTGACTCAGAGTGTACTGTGGGCCGGAGCAGCACCTCCTCCCCTCGCCTGTCTGCAGAGACCGCCCTGCGTCTGGGACTCCGCTCCTCCACCCCCACCGACAACAAAATGGCTCCTCGCATGAGGGCCAACAGTGTGTCCAAGCTGACCGAGGCCAAGTCCAGAATCAGCCCCTCCATCCACAGCACTCCCTCAG AGAGACCtcagcctgagcctgagcctgagccttcAGAGGAGGAGCTCATGG CCTCTAACAGGTGGAGACGGCTGCCCCCAGAGTACGGATCCACCTCAGAGGAGGAGTTTGGCTCCAACAGGAACTCCCCCAAACCTGGGCGCACCCTGCGCCCCCACTCGGTCCTGAGGGGTACCAGACTAGGGGGCTCCACCAGCAGCCTTAACTCTGGTCAGGTTGGCCCTGGAGGCATGGTCCTCAAACACCGCATGAGAGAGCAGGAGGAGTACATCAAGGACTGGACTGCTCACAGCGAGGAGATTGCCAG GATCAGTCAAGACCTGGCCAAGGACCTGGCCATCCTCGCCCGGGAGATCCACGACGTGGCCGGAGAGATCGACTCGGTCAGCTCCTCTGGAACGGCTCCCAGCACTACGGTCAGCACCGCCGCCACGACGCCCGGCTCCGCCATCGATACCCGCGAAGAG CTGGTTGACCGTGTGTTTGACGAGAGCCTCAACTTCAGGAAGATCCCTCCCATGGTGCAGAACAAGGCCCCTGAGATAAACGGACGCCCTGTGGAGCTCCGTCCCCGCGCCCCGGACAGCCTAGACTCCCACTCTGCCCTCCGCAGACGCACATGGAACAGGGATGAGGCGGTGGTGGACAGTCTGCTGCTCACATCTGTCTCTCAGCTGTCAGCTAAAATCAGGCAGTCTGTTGACAAAACAGCAGGAAAAATACG AATATTGTTCAAAGACAAGGACAGGAATTGGGATGAGATTGAGAGCAAACTCCGATCTGAGAGCGACATACCACTTCTCAAAACCTCTAACAAG ATCTCCTCTATCCTCGTGGAGCTGAAGAGAGTGGAGAAGCAGCTACAAG TGATAAATGTAATGGTGGATCCTGACGGCACCCTGGATGCCCTGAGCAGCCTTGGCCTGACTAGCCCCCTTACACCCAAGCCCACTCCTGGTTCTCAGGGGCCCCAGGAGGCCCTCCCAGGCCCCACAGCCTCAGCCAGGGGCAACACCGCCTCCTCAGCCCCCACTGAGGGGTCAGGGTCTGGGTCAGCCAGAGACCTGGGAGGCCTGCAATTCAACCGCATCCACCCCAGTGGAGAAGAGAGTGCCATCCCCCAGAAATGA
- the LOC139376843 gene encoding centrosomal protein of 170 kDa isoform X3, producing the protein MSLTSWFLVSSGGTRHRLPREMIFVGRDDCELMLQSRSVDKQHAVINYELTSDEHKVKDLGSLNGTFVNDVRIQEQMYITLKIDDKLRFGYDTNLFTVVRGEMTVPDEALQHEKFTSQLQLSKKPSNGEPTKSPAKSPPKSPAKTPKSSSCRPAESKAAEGTMEPSAKPAESHKGDDKMAGDIAALHRGTPLYGQPSWWGDGDADDENSFKQETKTCGKKHDSSAADGREPKRSERPREDGLGPEPSYFEIPTKEAQMAEDSIHEIPTKDTEGAAATASAQGHASPHAFTIEFDDTSPGKVTIKDHVSKLTPDHRPRPKKASHSGSKDLSTLQAAMMVSESKVADWLAQNDPPTVRSESTEDSKSIKSDVPVHFKRLKGSKHEDGTQSDSENGIGLRFGNRRLALEERLRVAQGGQGGQGGQGGRTTSNRTAFMIEFYDDDNSRKRRSYSFSQTAPLLGGAAGEALCPTPPSHPKSPSTTTTATDFSKAPLSAALIAGAPTAARVLMKQRSEDQSIGRSSVSTGHQTIEPSPSEEGLRTPRSQGDRDREQEDDQSDKGTYTIELENRNPEEEEARRMIDKVFGVEQNQDPSVSGPVEHQQGEVGKEKKERKKTTETGETEKPSCLPSESVSENPVAVGSSRWVSQWASLSANHTRTDPEGSGAESPAFVHQQREADAFESGVSIRSASSATSSLTERKRRTLPQLPIDDPRAKPGKSLSGLGLHRSEIGEKQDTEPQEKSQVEHKGDGACFTSIEEGDMMKGKQKQTKAPLQASSKPPLRPMSSSEKRSEERRRRAEDRIQHHIKEGVDGGEKSGGKPLIRQGSFTIEKPSGVVPIELIPRIKCGAGVLGRERSDSVGSMDTATLLKDTEAVMAFLEAKLRDENKLDRANRAGSISPESDVDTASTYSQVAGEGEKKAAHQKRRSLSSLHKEKSNLSSTSKTAASTNARERLERKTKTRTDPSRPDVRRSVQPASSRARQPSQDLTDDDQTSSFPISDILSSDQESLYSRSYGRSHFTSTDDLLHSKLEAKSSSKTSSSKSSKTLQAATASSLGKQASLPQPRPTRTSLLRRARLGDTSDTDLPDADRMSVASEVSTTSSTSKPPSGRKGPSRLDMLAQPRRTRLGSISARSDSECTVGRSSTSSPRLSAETALRLGLRSSTPTDNKMAPRMRANSVSKLTEAKSRISPSIHSTPSASNRWRRLPPEYGSTSEEEFGSNRNSPKPGRTLRPHSVLRGTRLGGSTSSLNSGQVGPGGMVLKHRMREQEEYIKDWTAHSEEIARLFPCVRRISQDLAKDLAILAREIHDVAGEIDSVSSSGTAPSTTVSTAATTPGSAIDTREEVGRTQEGMQKLVDRVFDESLNFRKIPPMVQNKAPEINGRPVELRPRAPDSLDSHSALRRRTWNRDEAVVDSLLLTSVSQLSAKIRQSVDKTAGKIRILFKDKDRNWDEIESKLRSESDIPLLKTSNKQISSILVELKRVEKQLQVINVMVDPDGTLDALSSLGLTSPLTPKPTPGSQGPQEALPGPTASARGNTASSAPTEGSGSGSARDLGGLQFNRIHPSGEESAIPQK; encoded by the exons ACATTTGTGAATGATGTTCGAATCCAAGAGCAGATGTATATCACTTTGAAGATCGATGACAAGTTAAGGTTTGGATATG ATACCAACCTGTTCACGGTGGTGCGAGGCGAGATGACTGTCCCAGACGAGGCTCTGCAG CATGAGAAGTTCACCAGCCAGCTCCAGCTGAGTAAGAAGCCTTCCAACGGTGAGCCCACCAAGTCACCTGccaaatctcctcccaagtctcCTGCTAAGACCCCCAAGTCCTCCAGCTGCAGACCAGCCGAGAGCAAGGCAGCCGAGGGGACCATGGAGCCATCAGCCAAACCTGCCGAATCACACAAGGGAGATGACAAGATGGCAG GGGACATAGCAGCATTGCACCGGGGAACCCCTCTGTATGGACAGCCATCTTGGTGGGGGGATGGGGACGCAGACGATGAGAACTCCTTCAAGCAGGAGACCAAGACGTGTGGGAAGAAGCATGACAGCTCTGCAGCAG ACGGCAGAGAGCCTAAGAGGAGTGAGAGGCCTAGGGAGGACGGCCTGGGCCCCGAGCCGAGCTACTTTGAGATACCCACCAAGGAGGCTCAGATGGCCGAGGACAGCATTCATGAGATTCCCACCAAAGACACTGAGGGGGCTGCTGCTACCGCCAGTGCTCAGGGCCACGCCTCACCTCATGCCTTCACAATCGAGTTTGACGACACCTCCCCTGGCAAGGTCACGATCAAGGACCACGTGTCCAAGCTGACACCGGACCATCGGCCCCGGCCTAAGAAGGCCTCCCATTCAGGCAGCAAGGACCTCAGCACCCTGCAGGCCGCCATGATGGTCTCTGAGAGCAAGGTGGCTGATTGGCTGGCCCAGAACGACCCCCCTACGGTGCGCAGTGAGTCCACGGAGGACAGCAAAAGCATCAAGAGTGATGTCCCTGTCCACTTCAAGAGGCTCAAAG GCAGCAAGCATGAGGATGGCACCCAGAGCGACTCCGAGAACGGAATTGGTCTGCGCTTCGGCAACCGGAGGCTGGCTTTGGAGGAGAGGCTGAGGGTGGCGCAGGGAGGACAGGGGGGTCAGGGGGGTCAGGGGGGCCGGACCACCAGCAACAGGACCGCCTTCATGATCGAGTTCTACGATGATGACAACTCCCGCAAGCGACGATCCTACTCCTTCTCGCAGACTGCACCGCTGCTTGGGGGCGCGGCCGGGGAGGCTCTGTGCCCCACGCCCCCCTCCCACCCTAAGTCCCCCTCTACCACAACCACAGCCACAGACTTCAGCAAGGCCCCGTTATCAGCGGCCCTGATAGCGGGTGCCCCCACGGCCGCCCGGGTCCTGATGAAGCAGAGGTCTGAGGACCAGAGCATAGGAAGGAGCTCGGTCAGTACAGGTCACCAGACAATTGAGCCCAGCCCCAGTGAGGAGGGTTTGAGGACCCCTCGGTCTcagggggacagggacagggagcaGGAGGATGACCAGAGCGATAAGGGAACCTACACCATTGAGCTGGAGAACCGCaaccctgaggaggaggaggccagGCGCATGATAGACAAG GTGTTTGGGGTGGAGCAGAACCAGGATCCGTCTGTCTCAGGACCAGTAGAACACCAACAGGGAGAAGTggggaaggagaagaaggagaggaagaagaccACAGAGACGGGAGAAACTGAAAAACCAAGCTGCCTTCCATCTGAG agTGTGTCTGAGAACCCGGTGGCAGTGGGCAGTAGTCGCTGGGTGTCTCAGTGGGCCAGTCTATCTGCTAACCACACCAGGACTGACCCAGAAGGGTCTGGGGCTGAGTCACCTGCCTTCGTCCATCAGCAGAGAG AAGCGGATGCCTTTGAGTCGGGCGTGTCCATCCGAAGCGCCAGCTCTGCCACCTCCAGTCTCACAGAGCGCAAACGCAGGACCCTCCCCCAGCTCCCTATCGACGACCCCCGGGCTAAGCCAGGGAAGAGCTTGTCCGGCCTAGGCCTGCATCGCTCAGAGATCGGAGAGAAACAGGACACGGAGCCCCAGGAGAAGAGCCAGGTGGAGCATAAAGGAGACGGGGCGTGCTTTACCTCCATAGAGGAGGGGGATATGATGAAGGGCAAACAGAAACAGACCAAGGCCCCGCTACAGGCCTCCTCCAAGCCCCCTCTTAGACCTATGAGCAGCAGTGAGAAGAGGTCCGAGGAGAGAAGGAGGCGGGCGGAGGACAGGATTCAGCACCACATCAAAGAAGGAGTGGACGGGGGGGAGAAGTCAGGGGGCAAACCTTTGATTCGCCAGGGCAGTTTCACCATCGAGAAGCCCAGTGGTGTGGTGCCCATTGAGCTGATCCCCCGGATCAAATGTGGTGCTGGTGTCCTGGGCCGCGAGCGCAGCGACTCTGTGGGCAGCATGGACACAGCCACCCTGCTGAAGGACACAGAGGCTGTCATGGCCTTCCTGGAGGCCAAGCTGAGGGACGAGAACAAGCTGGACAGAGCCAATCGGGCAGGTTCCATCTCCCCCGAGTCAGACGTGGACACGGCCAGCACCTATAGCCAGgtggcaggggagggagagaagaaagcaGCCCACCAGAAACGCCGCTCCCTAAGCAGCCTGCACAAGGAGAAGAGCAACCTGAGCTCAACCTCCAAAACCGCTGCCAGCACCAACGCCCGCGAGCGCCTGGAGAGaaagaccaagaccagaactgATCCTAGCCGGCCAGATGTCCGCCGCTCTGTCCAGCCTGCCTCCTCGCGGGCACGCCAACCATCCCAGGACCTCACGGATGACGATCAGACCTCGTCTTTCCCCATCTCCGAcatcctctcctctgaccagGAGAGTTTGTATAGTCGCTCGTACGGCCGCAGCCACTTCACCTCTACGGATGACCTGCTACATTCAAAACTGGAGGCCAAATCCAGCAGCAAGACCAGCTCCAGTAAGTCCAGTAAGACCCTCCAGGCCGCCACAGCTTCCTCTCTGGGGAAACAGGCCTCTCTGCCCCAGCCACGGCCTACCAGAACGTCCCTGCTCCGCCGGGCCCGGCTGGGGGACACGTCCGACACGGACCTGCCTGATGCAGACAGGATGTCTGTGGCCTCCGAGGTGTCCACCACCAGTTCCACATCCAAGCCTCCGTCTGGTCGTAAAGGCCCCTCGCGGCTGGACATGCTGGCCCAGCCCAGGAGGACGCGGCTGGGCTCCATCTCTGCCCGTAGTGACTCAGAGTGTACTGTGGGCCGGAGCAGCACCTCCTCCCCTCGCCTGTCTGCAGAGACCGCCCTGCGTCTGGGACTCCGCTCCTCCACCCCCACCGACAACAAAATGGCTCCTCGCATGAGGGCCAACAGTGTGTCCAAGCTGACCGAGGCCAAGTCCAGAATCAGCCCCTCCATCCACAGCACTCCCTCAG CCTCTAACAGGTGGAGACGGCTGCCCCCAGAGTACGGATCCACCTCAGAGGAGGAGTTTGGCTCCAACAGGAACTCCCCCAAACCTGGGCGCACCCTGCGCCCCCACTCGGTCCTGAGGGGTACCAGACTAGGGGGCTCCACCAGCAGCCTTAACTCTGGTCAGGTTGGCCCTGGAGGCATGGTCCTCAAACACCGCATGAGAGAGCAGGAGGAGTACATCAAGGACTGGACTGCTCACAGCGAGGAGATTGCCAG GTTATTTCCCTGTGTGCGCAGGATCAGTCAAGACCTGGCCAAGGACCTGGCCATCCTCGCCCGGGAGATCCACGACGTGGCCGGAGAGATCGACTCGGTCAGCTCCTCTGGAACGGCTCCCAGCACTACGGTCAGCACCGCCGCCACGACGCCCGGCTCCGCCATCGATACCCGCGAAGAGGTAGGCCGCACGCAGGAGGGCATGCAAAAG CTGGTTGACCGTGTGTTTGACGAGAGCCTCAACTTCAGGAAGATCCCTCCCATGGTGCAGAACAAGGCCCCTGAGATAAACGGACGCCCTGTGGAGCTCCGTCCCCGCGCCCCGGACAGCCTAGACTCCCACTCTGCCCTCCGCAGACGCACATGGAACAGGGATGAGGCGGTGGTGGACAGTCTGCTGCTCACATCTGTCTCTCAGCTGTCAGCTAAAATCAGGCAGTCTGTTGACAAAACAGCAGGAAAAATACG AATATTGTTCAAAGACAAGGACAGGAATTGGGATGAGATTGAGAGCAAACTCCGATCTGAGAGCGACATACCACTTCTCAAAACCTCTAACAAG CAGATCTCCTCTATCCTCGTGGAGCTGAAGAGAGTGGAGAAGCAGCTACAAG TGATAAATGTAATGGTGGATCCTGACGGCACCCTGGATGCCCTGAGCAGCCTTGGCCTGACTAGCCCCCTTACACCCAAGCCCACTCCTGGTTCTCAGGGGCCCCAGGAGGCCCTCCCAGGCCCCACAGCCTCAGCCAGGGGCAACACCGCCTCCTCAGCCCCCACTGAGGGGTCAGGGTCTGGGTCAGCCAGAGACCTGGGAGGCCTGCAATTCAACCGCATCCACCCCAGTGGAGAAGAGAGTGCCATCCCCCAGAAATGA